Proteins encoded within one genomic window of Arachis ipaensis cultivar K30076 chromosome B08, Araip1.1, whole genome shotgun sequence:
- the LOC107614053 gene encoding WAT1-related protein At5g07050 yields MGSEKVGSCGKFIESSKPYFAMMSLQFGYAGMNVITKLSLNQGMSHYVLVVYRHAFAAASIAPFANRPVIDQNFYYAGLKLTSPTFSCAMSNMLPAMTFVMAVICRMEKIDMKKVRCQAKVVGTLVTVAGAMLMTLYKGPIMELVWAKHRETHHNNTNSSSSTTSKGSSEKDWFLGCTFLIIATLAWASLFVLQAKAIQTYKNHQLSLTSLICFIGTLQATAVTFVMEHNPSVWRIGWDMNLLAAAYAGIVTSSISYYVQGLVIKKKGPVFATAFSPLMMIIVAIMGSFILAEQIYLGGVVGSILIVIGLYSVLWGKHKEQIETKMGHHDDNDIHLPVTKVSAQNFGNEDSKNDATVDHCTQENFGHKEEVNKEKHSSSVVIGMTNQETN; encoded by the exons atggggaGTGAAAAGGTTGGAAGTTGTGGAAAATTCATAGAGAGCTCAAAACCGTATTTTGCAATGATGTCATTACAATTTGGATATGCTGGCATGAATGTTATTACTAAGCTTTCTCTTAATCAAGGCATGAGCCACTATGTTCTTGTGGTTTATCGCCATGCCTTTGCAGCTGCTAGCATTGCCCCATTTGCTAACAGGCCAGTGATTGATCAAAATTTTTACTATGCTGGGTTGAAGCTTACATCCCCAACCTTTTCATGTGCAATGAGCAACATGCTTCCGGCCATGACTTTCGTTATGGCGGTTATATGCCG gatggaaaagataGACATgaagaaagtgagatgccaagcTAAGGTAGTGGGAACATTAGTGACAGTTGCTGGGGCCATGCTGATGACATTATACAAAGGACCTATCATGGAATTGGTATGGGCCAAACATAGAGAAACTCATCACAACAACACCAATTCTTCATCATCAACAACCTCCAAAGGTTCCTCTGAAAAAGATTGGTTCTTAGGATGCACTTTCCTCATCATTGCTACCCTTGCCTGGGCTTCCCTCTTTGTTCTACAA GCCAAAGCTATACAAACGTACAAGAATCATCAACTAAGCCTAACATCACTTATCTGCTTCATAGGAACTCTTCAAGCTACTGCAGTTACTTTTGTTATGGAACACAATCCTTCTGTTTGGAGAATTGGCTGGGACATGAACTTACTTGCTGCAGCATATGCT ggGATTGTGACATCAAGTATATCATACTATGTACAAGGGTTGGTAATTAAGAAGAAGGGACCTGTCTTTGCAACTGCCTTTAGCCCTCTTATGATGATCATTGTTGCCATCATGGGCTCCTTCATCCTTGCTGAGCAAATTTATCTTGGAgg TGTGGTTGGTTCGATCTTGATTGTAATAGGCTTATACTCTGTTCTATGGGGAAAGCACAAAGAACAAATAGAAACCAAAATGGGACATCATGATGATAATGATATACATTTGCCTGTTACAAAAGTTAGTGCTCAAAATTTTGGAAATGAAGACTCAAAAAATGATGCCACAGTAGATCATTGCACCCAAGAAAACTTTGGTCACAAAGAAGAAGTCAACAAGGAGAAGCACTCCTCTTCGGTTGTAATAGGCATGACTAACCAAGAGACAAATTAA